Proteins co-encoded in one Bremerella sp. TYQ1 genomic window:
- a CDS encoding sulfatase-like hydrolase/transferase, with the protein MDDLNDWIGCLGGHPQTITPNLDRLAKSGVLFTNAHCAAPACNPSRIAIFSGIAPNVSGVYANDQVLREVLPDAELLPKTFSNNGYLATGSGKMLHYIIDAQSWDDYYPEPASEMPIPETLYPDKRPLNLPRGGPWQYVETDWGALQATDEEFGGDYLVSQYVAEQLAKQHDKPFFLACGIYRPHEPWFVPEKYFEPFPLESIQLPPGYKADDLNDLPAEGQRRARNRYFAHIQKHGQWKKAIQSYLASIHFADAMLGRVLDALDNSEYADNTIVVLWSDHGWHLGEKEHWQKYTAWRACTRVPLMIRVPKHCPGLPEGTSPTVCDQPVNLLSLAPTLLDLCQLPPNEAHDAPSLKPLLESSDAAWPHVSVTHLERPGNIGLSDRHWRYVRYANGEEELYDTQADPYEWNNLAGNKSHADKLAELRVKAPTKFAEKPAPSVESLVKLKWVPLGSQSSPASRPDGSTFPVFFTNQTESPVKLYWIDQQGKAKFYQEIAPTKTFTQKTRPGAVWQISSLQDQPLGYFKVDDRSAEAIIPEKP; encoded by the coding sequence ATGGACGACTTGAATGACTGGATCGGATGCCTGGGAGGCCATCCTCAAACGATTACGCCGAACTTGGATCGCTTGGCGAAATCAGGCGTGCTGTTCACCAACGCGCACTGCGCAGCCCCGGCATGTAACCCATCGCGAATCGCGATCTTCTCAGGCATCGCACCCAATGTTTCTGGTGTTTACGCGAACGACCAAGTGTTACGCGAAGTCTTGCCGGATGCCGAGCTGCTTCCCAAGACGTTCTCGAACAACGGATACCTCGCGACTGGATCGGGGAAGATGCTGCATTACATCATCGATGCGCAGTCATGGGATGACTATTACCCGGAACCCGCGTCCGAGATGCCGATTCCAGAAACGCTTTATCCTGACAAGCGTCCATTGAATCTGCCTCGCGGAGGTCCATGGCAATATGTCGAAACCGATTGGGGCGCCCTGCAAGCTACCGACGAAGAGTTCGGCGGAGACTATCTCGTTAGCCAATACGTTGCCGAGCAACTCGCGAAGCAACACGACAAACCGTTCTTTCTGGCGTGTGGCATCTACCGTCCGCATGAACCATGGTTCGTTCCCGAGAAATACTTCGAGCCCTTTCCACTCGAGTCGATTCAGCTTCCACCAGGATATAAAGCCGACGACTTAAACGACTTGCCAGCAGAAGGCCAGCGGCGAGCACGCAATCGTTACTTCGCGCACATTCAAAAGCATGGCCAGTGGAAGAAAGCAATTCAGTCTTATCTGGCGTCGATCCACTTCGCCGATGCCATGCTCGGACGCGTACTCGACGCGCTGGATAACAGCGAGTATGCCGACAACACGATCGTTGTTCTGTGGTCGGATCATGGCTGGCACTTGGGCGAAAAAGAGCATTGGCAGAAGTACACCGCCTGGCGTGCGTGTACCCGAGTTCCGCTGATGATTCGTGTGCCAAAGCATTGTCCCGGCCTTCCAGAAGGAACTTCGCCGACCGTCTGCGATCAACCTGTCAATCTGTTAAGTCTCGCCCCGACGCTGCTTGATCTATGCCAATTGCCGCCCAACGAAGCACACGACGCTCCAAGCCTCAAGCCACTTCTCGAGAGCAGCGACGCCGCATGGCCGCATGTTTCGGTAACGCATCTTGAGAGGCCAGGCAATATTGGCCTTAGCGATCGTCATTGGCGGTATGTTCGGTATGCTAACGGCGAAGAAGAACTGTACGACACGCAAGCCGATCCATACGAGTGGAACAATCTTGCAGGCAATAAATCGCACGCCGATAAGCTTGCCGAACTGCGAGTCAAAGCCCCAACCAAGTTCGCCGAAAAGCCAGCCCCGAGTGTCGAGTCGCTCGTCAAACTGAAGTGGGTTCCACTGGGCAGTCAATCGTCACCAGCGTCTCGACCCGATGGTTCGACGTTCCCCGTCTTCTTTACCAACCAAACCGAATCGCCAGTGAAGCTTTACTGGATCGACCAGCAAGGCAAAGCGAAGTTCTACCAAGAGATCGCACCGACAAAGACGTTCACTCAGAAGACTCGCCCCGGCGCGGTGTGGCAAATCTCTTCCCTCCAAGATCAACCGTTGGGCTATTTCAAAGTCGACGATCGATCGGCTGAGGCAATCATTCCCGAGAAACCGTAG
- a CDS encoding histidine triad nucleotide-binding protein, whose product MSEKTIFKRIIDKEIPADIVYEDDQCLAFKDIAPKAPTHVLIIPKKEIATVDDVADEDAALIGHMWIVIRNLARELGLEEGYRVIVNCKEAGGQEVPHLHYHLLGGRKMTWPPG is encoded by the coding sequence ATGTCGGAAAAGACGATCTTCAAGCGCATTATCGACAAAGAAATCCCTGCGGACATCGTTTACGAAGATGACCAATGTCTCGCGTTCAAGGACATCGCCCCCAAGGCCCCCACGCACGTGCTGATTATCCCCAAGAAGGAGATCGCCACGGTTGATGACGTTGCTGACGAAGACGCCGCACTGATCGGCCATATGTGGATCGTCATTCGCAACCTGGCTCGAGAGCTGGGCCTGGAAGAAGGCTACCGTGTGATCGTCAACTGCAAAGAAGCTGGCGGACAAGAGGTGCCGCACTTGCATTATCACTTACTCGGCGGACGCAAAATGACCTGGCCGCCGGGTTAA
- a CDS encoding arylsulfatase — MSRTCRFASLCLTASLLLVGVFSAAEAADRAPNIVFILADDLGYSELGSYGQQKIKTPHLDQLAQEGMRFTDFYCGNAVCAPSRCVLLTGKHGGHAYVRNNGDPGEMLPETKALGAEFPGQNPIPDEEVTIAEMLKAKGYATAAIGKWGLGHFGSTGDPNKQGFDLFYGFNCQRHAHNHYPKYLWRNREKEIQPGNDRTLHGETYSQSQFRDVAIEFIDANADKPFFLYLPFAVPHLSIQVPNDDLEQYADMPETPHKHHGYLKHPKPHAGYAAMISHMDRDIGAILDAIEAKGLTDNTVVMFSSDNGPTYDRLGGSDSDFFESSANFRGLKGSLYEGGIRVPLIVKWPGHVKPDTTTDHPAAFYDLMPTFAEIAGLKAPAGIDGTSILPTLLGKEQKAPEYLYWEFSGYGGQQAVRMGDWKAIRQNMMRPKVPGAGKLELYNLKSDPSESKDVAADHPDVVAKAEAAMKEAHTPSKLFRIPMLDGKK, encoded by the coding sequence ATGTCTCGAACTTGCCGTTTTGCTTCTCTCTGTTTAACTGCCTCTTTGTTATTGGTCGGAGTGTTCTCCGCTGCGGAAGCGGCTGATCGTGCTCCGAACATTGTTTTCATTCTTGCCGACGATCTCGGCTACTCTGAACTGGGCAGCTACGGACAGCAGAAGATTAAGACGCCCCACCTGGACCAACTGGCCCAAGAGGGCATGCGATTCACCGACTTTTATTGCGGCAATGCGGTGTGTGCTCCGTCTCGCTGTGTCCTTCTGACCGGCAAGCATGGTGGGCACGCTTATGTTCGCAACAACGGTGATCCTGGCGAGATGCTGCCCGAAACGAAGGCCCTCGGCGCCGAGTTCCCTGGCCAAAACCCTATCCCGGACGAAGAAGTCACCATTGCTGAAATGCTGAAAGCCAAAGGCTACGCGACCGCCGCTATCGGTAAGTGGGGCCTGGGGCACTTCGGTTCGACAGGCGATCCCAACAAGCAAGGCTTCGACTTGTTCTACGGTTTTAACTGTCAGCGTCATGCCCACAACCACTATCCGAAGTACTTGTGGCGTAATCGTGAAAAGGAAATCCAGCCAGGCAACGATCGTACATTGCATGGCGAAACCTATTCGCAGAGCCAGTTCCGCGACGTGGCGATTGAATTCATCGATGCCAATGCCGACAAGCCGTTTTTCCTGTACTTGCCGTTTGCGGTGCCGCATCTTTCGATTCAGGTTCCCAACGACGATCTCGAGCAATATGCCGACATGCCGGAAACGCCTCACAAGCATCATGGCTATCTGAAGCACCCCAAACCGCACGCCGGGTACGCGGCGATGATTTCGCACATGGATCGTGACATCGGTGCTATCCTGGACGCGATCGAAGCAAAGGGGCTGACCGACAACACCGTCGTAATGTTCAGCTCGGACAATGGCCCAACGTACGATCGCCTCGGTGGAAGCGATTCGGACTTCTTCGAATCGTCGGCCAACTTCCGCGGTTTGAAAGGAAGTTTGTACGAAGGGGGCATCCGCGTTCCATTGATCGTGAAATGGCCAGGGCACGTGAAGCCAGATACGACAACCGACCATCCGGCCGCGTTTTATGACTTGATGCCGACGTTCGCCGAGATTGCCGGCTTGAAGGCACCTGCTGGTATCGATGGCACGAGTATCTTGCCGACGCTATTGGGCAAAGAGCAGAAAGCTCCCGAGTATCTGTACTGGGAATTCAGCGGTTATGGTGGCCAGCAGGCCGTCCGAATGGGAGACTGGAAAGCGATTCGTCAGAACATGATGCGGCCGAAAGTCCCCGGGGCCGGCAAGCTGGAACTGTACAATCTGAAGAGTGATCCGAGCGAATCGAAAGATGTCGCTGCCGATCACCCGGATGTTGTCGCAAAAGCGGAAGCAGCAATGAAAGAGGCCCACACGCCATCGAAGCTGTTCCGAATTCCGATGCTGGACGGAAAGAAGTAA
- a CDS encoding DUF1559 domain-containing protein, translated as MLRRKGFTLVELLVVIAIIGILIALLLPAVQQAREAARRMQCQNNLKQIGLGFHNFHDTMGGFPGAISNNGARHYWGAQILPYMEQNPLAELYDYSVAWNAEENKEAVQYPVSFMLCPSTPGSPIPHPKFKAGTNGWGSLGADYIGSQGPNASQWAFGSIPEPNDYNGFFTGSVETAKKGRRMRDITDGTSHTSGVVECAGRPQYWYKSKLVPESGLATSSGSMYNSLCSWADPNIAKMRGWTFDETQTDPMDRFDDPGPQMVNGVNKWSIYAFHPSGANVSMADGSVRFLSESTSVEIVCALLTIDGREIVNEN; from the coding sequence ATGCTTCGTCGAAAAGGCTTTACGCTAGTAGAGCTGTTGGTGGTGATTGCCATCATCGGAATCTTGATCGCCCTGCTGCTTCCCGCCGTCCAACAAGCCCGCGAGGCTGCCCGACGGATGCAATGCCAAAACAATCTCAAGCAGATTGGTTTAGGCTTCCATAACTTCCATGACACGATGGGAGGTTTCCCCGGAGCGATTTCCAACAACGGTGCCCGGCATTATTGGGGTGCTCAGATTTTGCCGTACATGGAGCAGAATCCATTAGCCGAGTTGTACGACTATTCCGTTGCCTGGAATGCCGAAGAAAACAAAGAAGCGGTTCAATATCCGGTCTCGTTCATGCTGTGTCCTAGCACGCCCGGCAGTCCGATTCCGCATCCGAAGTTTAAAGCCGGCACCAATGGCTGGGGTTCGCTCGGAGCGGATTACATCGGTTCGCAAGGGCCGAACGCTTCGCAGTGGGCTTTTGGATCGATCCCAGAACCGAACGACTACAACGGTTTCTTTACCGGCTCGGTCGAGACCGCCAAGAAAGGACGCCGTATGCGGGACATCACCGACGGAACATCGCATACCAGCGGTGTCGTCGAGTGTGCCGGCCGCCCGCAGTATTGGTACAAGAGTAAGCTTGTCCCGGAAAGTGGTTTGGCGACCAGCAGTGGATCGATGTACAACTCGCTGTGCAGTTGGGCCGATCCGAACATCGCCAAGATGAGAGGCTGGACGTTCGACGAAACGCAAACCGATCCGATGGATCGATTCGACGACCCCGGTCCGCAAATGGTCAACGGTGTGAACAAGTGGTCGATCTATGCGTTTCATCCCAGTGGTGCCAACGTTTCGATGGCGGACGGTTCGGTTCGTTTCCTTAGCGAATCGACTAGTGTCGAGATCGTGTGTGCTTTGTTGACCATCGACGGACGAGAGATCGTCAACGAAAACTAA
- a CDS encoding cytochrome-c peroxidase yields MLRLLALQAILLLGAFVSFGFAQETATVERPKVRPEQSALQQAARAEGLRTVYAQSPEKWPAPHVDEGVAWKEIGLLPEVVHPADNPFNESKEALGKALFFDPRLSGSGQIACASCHDPDLAWTDGRTTSFGHSRKMLARNAPTTRFAAHQETFFWDGRADTLEGQAVAVLLNPDEMHASRDHVVQTVSSITAYQKLFGEAFGDEEVTLQRVGQAIACFERTAVNGRTRFDAFLKGKTDAMSDSAIRGMDLFRREARCMNCHHGPLLSDGKFHDVGLSYYGRKYEDLGRFEITGEAADVGRFRTPVLRDVTSTEPLMHNGLFHLPGVLNMYNAGMPTLKRKEHQQADERFPTKSPHLKPLGLNKQDLADLAAFLQSLEEPKLRVRPPELPGLHPAP; encoded by the coding sequence ATGCTTCGCCTCCTCGCGCTCCAAGCCATTTTGCTGCTTGGGGCGTTTGTTTCGTTTGGCTTTGCCCAAGAGACCGCCACGGTCGAGCGGCCGAAGGTGCGGCCAGAGCAGTCGGCGCTTCAGCAAGCGGCACGCGCCGAAGGGCTGCGAACCGTTTACGCACAGTCGCCGGAGAAGTGGCCGGCGCCGCATGTTGATGAAGGGGTGGCGTGGAAAGAGATCGGTTTGCTGCCTGAGGTAGTCCATCCCGCGGACAATCCTTTTAACGAATCGAAAGAGGCGTTAGGCAAAGCGTTGTTCTTCGATCCGCGGCTATCTGGTAGCGGTCAGATTGCGTGCGCTTCGTGTCACGATCCCGACTTGGCTTGGACCGATGGACGCACGACCAGTTTCGGTCATTCGCGAAAGATGCTGGCTCGAAACGCTCCGACGACCCGTTTCGCGGCGCATCAAGAGACTTTCTTTTGGGATGGCCGGGCCGATACGCTTGAAGGCCAAGCCGTTGCCGTGCTGTTGAATCCAGACGAAATGCATGCCAGTCGCGATCATGTGGTGCAGACAGTTTCTTCCATTACGGCCTATCAAAAGCTGTTCGGCGAAGCGTTCGGAGACGAGGAAGTCACCCTGCAGCGTGTCGGTCAGGCCATCGCCTGTTTCGAGCGAACCGCCGTCAATGGACGAACGCGATTCGATGCGTTTTTGAAAGGGAAGACCGACGCGATGTCAGACAGTGCGATTCGTGGGATGGATTTGTTTCGCCGCGAAGCACGCTGTATGAACTGCCATCATGGCCCACTGCTCAGTGACGGAAAGTTTCATGATGTCGGCCTGAGCTACTATGGCCGGAAGTACGAAGACTTGGGCCGCTTTGAAATCACCGGCGAAGCAGCCGATGTCGGTCGATTCCGGACGCCGGTGCTGCGTGATGTGACTTCGACCGAACCACTGATGCATAACGGATTGTTTCATTTGCCAGGCGTTTTGAACATGTACAACGCCGGCATGCCAACACTGAAGCGGAAAGAGCATCAGCAAGCGGACGAGCGTTTTCCGACCAAGTCGCCGCATCTCAAACCGCTCGGACTGAACAAGCAAGATCTTGCGGATCTCGCTGCTTTCCTGCAATCGCTGGAAGAACCGAAGCTGCGTGTTCGTCCGCCGGAGCTTCCTGGCCTGCATCCGGCTCCTTGA
- the ppc gene encoding phosphoenolpyruvate carboxylase, with the protein MYHEEHVPGLNLLVELLDQVVREQVGDSLAETMSRIRRMSLERRAGLPDAEERLLAEIGRIPKEQLRSVIRWLSLYFDLANLAEDYHRVRILDQRAAEAEAEGLPRSESIADAIRQLFESGCTAAEMQEWLDRLAITPVFTAHPSEAKRRTTRELLRRLRDHLPYLEVQPHDEDFEAALSDLTLLWQTDSLRPQRPGVMGEVERGLFFAEALWDVAPQIYREMRMALARYYPHHQFEIKPFLTFGSWIGGDRDGHPFVTAKVTETTLGLLRKTALERHLSYCRELKKTLVTSDRQAAVSDEIRERVQTATENWEELQARLEEVSPNEVYRRYLKMIEFRLEVSLGSAFVEGDEHVAYHQPEELMEEIELLRDSMLEHQGRRVAERYLDPWKDRLQTFGFHFFSLDVRQDSDVHRNALREIVFADIPADQTIEEADWLKRLAQLDNVPNVDASKLSEMTQEVLATFGVLADTMAAGGTKPFGGYVISMTHQPTDVMAVLWLWNYVWNQRHPDKPRPYLPISPLFETIDDLERAPAIFEAMLKQPVYREYLSQQPRLEQMIMVGYSDSTKDGGYLTASWNLHSAQERLAEVAAKHHIEMTIFHGRGGSLGRGGGPAARGIQSLPPQAVDGKLRLTEQGEVLAERYDNAVIAHRHIEQLTNATLLVSASTPSPEMENWKEMTEAMSDAALTKYRELVSHEDFLRYFDQATPISEIEGLPIGSRPARRRARKSLKDLRAIPWTFAWTQSRQLLPAWYGMGTGIRTLVDSQGGDWAPLQEMYQDWPVFQAMIDNAELALAKADMDIARDYAELAGDAQESIWRLIDEEYRLACGVICLIRQQHELLEKIGWLNRSIRSRNPYVDPLNLIQIELIKQTRENGTSQDEEDTEGLPQMVRLTIQGIAAGLRSTG; encoded by the coding sequence ATGTATCACGAAGAGCATGTGCCGGGATTGAATCTGTTGGTCGAATTGCTCGATCAAGTTGTCCGCGAACAAGTCGGAGATTCGTTGGCCGAGACAATGAGCCGAATCCGACGAATGTCGCTCGAACGCCGCGCCGGGCTGCCCGATGCGGAAGAACGATTGCTGGCCGAAATCGGTCGCATTCCGAAAGAGCAACTCCGCAGCGTCATTCGCTGGTTGAGTCTCTACTTCGATCTCGCCAACTTGGCGGAAGACTATCACCGAGTCCGAATTTTGGATCAGCGTGCTGCCGAAGCGGAGGCGGAAGGATTACCTCGCAGCGAATCGATCGCCGACGCGATTCGTCAGCTTTTCGAAAGTGGTTGCACCGCTGCCGAAATGCAGGAATGGCTCGACCGGCTCGCGATCACTCCTGTCTTCACCGCTCATCCTAGCGAAGCCAAACGCCGCACCACGCGGGAACTGCTCCGTCGCTTGCGCGATCACTTGCCATACTTGGAAGTGCAGCCGCACGACGAAGACTTTGAAGCAGCGCTCAGCGACTTGACCCTGTTGTGGCAGACCGACTCGCTCCGTCCACAACGACCTGGCGTGATGGGGGAAGTCGAGCGTGGTCTGTTCTTTGCCGAGGCACTTTGGGATGTCGCTCCGCAAATTTATCGCGAGATGCGGATGGCTTTGGCTCGCTACTACCCGCATCACCAGTTCGAGATCAAACCGTTCCTGACGTTCGGCAGTTGGATCGGTGGCGACCGAGACGGGCACCCGTTCGTGACCGCCAAAGTAACCGAGACAACACTCGGACTTCTGCGAAAGACGGCCCTCGAACGGCATTTGTCGTACTGCCGCGAACTGAAAAAGACGCTTGTTACTTCCGATCGTCAGGCCGCCGTCAGCGACGAGATTCGCGAGCGCGTTCAAACGGCAACCGAAAACTGGGAAGAGCTGCAAGCCCGTCTGGAAGAGGTTTCGCCCAATGAAGTGTATCGCCGCTACTTGAAGATGATCGAGTTTCGGCTCGAGGTTTCTCTGGGTAGCGCTTTTGTCGAAGGGGATGAGCATGTCGCCTATCATCAGCCGGAAGAGCTGATGGAAGAGATCGAACTGCTACGCGATAGCATGCTGGAGCATCAAGGACGCCGCGTTGCCGAGCGTTACTTAGACCCTTGGAAAGATCGCCTGCAAACGTTTGGCTTCCACTTCTTTTCGCTGGATGTCCGTCAAGACTCGGACGTACACCGCAATGCTCTGCGCGAGATCGTGTTCGCCGATATTCCAGCCGATCAGACGATCGAAGAAGCTGATTGGCTCAAACGCCTGGCACAGCTCGACAACGTGCCGAATGTCGATGCTTCCAAGCTCAGCGAAATGACGCAGGAAGTTTTGGCCACGTTTGGCGTGTTGGCCGATACGATGGCGGCCGGTGGTACGAAGCCATTTGGTGGGTACGTCATCAGCATGACGCATCAGCCGACCGACGTGATGGCCGTGCTGTGGTTGTGGAATTACGTTTGGAATCAAAGACATCCCGACAAGCCGCGTCCTTACCTGCCGATCTCGCCGCTGTTCGAGACAATCGACGACTTGGAAAGAGCACCGGCGATCTTCGAGGCGATGCTCAAGCAGCCCGTTTATCGAGAGTATCTCAGCCAACAGCCTCGGCTGGAACAGATGATCATGGTCGGTTACTCCGACAGTACCAAGGATGGTGGTTACCTGACGGCCTCGTGGAACTTGCACTCCGCTCAGGAACGCCTCGCGGAAGTGGCTGCGAAGCACCACATCGAGATGACGATATTCCACGGTCGTGGGGGAAGCCTCGGCCGAGGTGGAGGTCCTGCGGCTCGCGGTATTCAGTCGCTGCCGCCTCAAGCGGTCGACGGCAAGCTGCGACTGACCGAGCAAGGGGAAGTGCTGGCCGAACGATACGACAACGCGGTGATCGCCCATCGTCATATTGAACAGCTGACTAACGCAACATTGCTTGTCAGTGCTTCGACGCCATCTCCGGAAATGGAAAACTGGAAGGAGATGACCGAGGCAATGTCGGACGCGGCATTGACGAAGTATCGCGAGTTGGTTTCGCACGAAGACTTCCTGCGTTATTTCGATCAGGCCACGCCAATCAGCGAGATCGAAGGCCTGCCGATCGGTTCGCGTCCGGCCCGACGACGTGCGAGAAAGTCGCTCAAAGATCTGCGGGCAATTCCGTGGACGTTCGCGTGGACGCAATCGCGACAACTACTGCCGGCGTGGTACGGCATGGGAACCGGCATTCGAACGTTGGTCGATTCCCAAGGAGGGGATTGGGCACCCCTTCAAGAGATGTACCAGGATTGGCCGGTCTTTCAGGCCATGATCGACAACGCCGAGTTGGCACTTGCGAAAGCCGACATGGACATCGCACGCGACTACGCGGAACTTGCCGGCGACGCACAAGAGAGCATCTGGCGTCTGATCGACGAAGAGTATCGGCTTGCTTGCGGCGTGATTTGCTTGATTCGCCAGCAGCACGAATTGTTGGAAAAGATCGGCTGGCTCAACCGCAGCATTCGTAGTCGAAATCCTTACGTCGATCCGTTGAATCTGATTCAGATCGAATTGATCAAGCAGACTCGCGAAAACGGTACGTCGCAAGATGAAGAGGATACGGAAGGCTTGCCGCAGATGGTACGGCTTACCATCCAAGGCATCGCGGCCGGGCTGCGCTCGACGGGATAA
- a CDS encoding META domain-containing protein — translation MSEQWGLCKSCKWWQIEPDASIEDQTCGYCIEQDLQPFHLRITGNGGCNRFMAGKPARAEGSSEKPPAAVPQR, via the coding sequence ATGTCCGAACAGTGGGGACTTTGCAAGAGTTGTAAGTGGTGGCAGATCGAGCCAGACGCTTCGATTGAGGATCAAACGTGCGGTTACTGCATCGAGCAGGACCTGCAACCGTTTCACCTCCGAATTACCGGAAATGGTGGTTGCAACCGGTTTATGGCCGGCAAGCCAGCCCGGGCCGAAGGCTCGAGCGAGAAGCCCCCAGCCGCCGTCCCGCAGCGATAG